One Triticum dicoccoides isolate Atlit2015 ecotype Zavitan chromosome 5B, WEW_v2.0, whole genome shotgun sequence genomic window carries:
- the LOC119311678 gene encoding probable WRKY transcription factor 17, whose product MAVDFVGRGHAPRGLALAGGQQQLAFHEAAAAGLSSLELLVSALSPRADCAPPPLGEIADQALSGFRRVIDILGRTGHARFRRGPVGGGAASLTPPPVSSPPRMPARPPAPAASQQLAPQKSLTLDFTKPSKTPAAAAAASVTSTSFFSSVTAGGEGSVSKGPSQLVSSGKPPLAAGTKRKQQQQQTPCASAAHSDAAAAAGGRCHCSKKRKHRVKYTTRVPAVSSRTADIPGDDYSWRKYGQKPIKGSPYPRCYYRCSTAKGCPARKHVERATDDPAMLIVTYEGDHRHDTLPPAAAN is encoded by the coding sequence ATGGCCGTCGACTTCGTGGGACGCGGCCACGCCCCCCGTGGCCTCGCCCTGGCGGGCGGGCAGCAGCAGCTGGCCTTCCACGAGGCCGCCGCGGCGGGGCTCAGCAGCCTCGAGCTCCTCGTCTCGGCGCTCTCCCCCCGCGCTGactgcgcgccgccgccgctcggggAGATCGCCGACCAAGCGTTATCGGGGTTCCGCCGGGTCATCGACATCCTCGGCCGCACCGGTCACGCCCGCTTCCGCCGCGGCCCTGTTGGAGGAGGCGCCGCCTCGTTGACTCCCCCTCCTGTCTCTTCTCCTCCTCGGATGCCGGCCCGGCCACCGGCACCGGCAGCCTCGCAGCAGTTGGCGCCCCAGAAAAGCCTGACGCTGGACTTCACCAAGCCTTCGAAGACGCCGGCAGCGGCAGCCGCTGCTTCGGTGACGTCGACGTCTTTCTTCTCGTCGGTGACGGCGGGGGGCGAGGGCAGCGTCTCCAAGGGCCCGAGCCAGCTGGTGTCCTCCGGAAAGCCGCCGCTCGCGGCTGGCACCAAACgcaagcaacagcagcagcagacgCCCTGCGCGAGCGCCGCGCACTCcgatgccgctgccgccgccggtggccggtgccactgctcgaagaagcgcaagcaccgggTGAAATACACCACGCGCGTGCCCGCGGTAAGCTCGCGCACGGCGGACATCCCCGGCGACGACTACTCGTGGCGCAAGTACGGGCAGAAGCCCATCAAGGGGTCCCCTTACCCCCGCTGCTACTATAGGTGCAGCACCGCCAAGGGCTGCCCGGCGCGGAAGCACGTCGAACGCGCCACCGACGACCCCGCCATGCTCATCGTCACCTACGAGGGTGACCACCGCCACGACACTTTGCCGCCGGCCGCCGCAAATTGA